From Pedobacter aquae:
TTTAAAGTAAACTCACAGCCTTATTATGTTATTGTGAATGATAAAGAAGAGCTACTTACCAAACCAGAGGCTTTTAACTTAGATATCAGTAACTATATCAGATTTCTTAATGAAGGGAAATCTAACTATCAAAACAAAAATTAAATGACAAATACCATCAAAAAAATAGGCGTTTTTACATCTGGAGGCGATTCACCAGGTATGAATGCAGCAATTAGAGCTGTAGTACGTACCGCTTTATATCATAATATAGAAGTTGTTGGTATTAGAAGAGGCTATGAGGGGATGATTAATGCCGAGTTTCAGGATATGGACCGTAAATCTGTTGCTAACATTATCCAGCGTGGCGGAACCATTTTAAAAACAGCCAGAAGTCAGGCTTTTTTAACTCCAGAAGGTAGACAGATTGCTTACAATAACCTAAAAAAAATAAATGTTGATGCTTTAGTTGCCATTGGTGGCGATGGTACTTTTACAGGTGCTAAAGTATTTGGCGAAGAGTTTGACATGCCAATTTTAGGCTTGCCAGGCACTATTGATAACGATTTATTTGGTACAGATTTTACCATTGGTTATGATACGGCTATCAATACCGTAATTAATGCGGTAGATAAAATTAGAGATACGGCAGAATCTCATGACCGTTTATTTATTGTAGAGGTAATGGGCAGAGATTGCGGTTTAATTGCACTAAGAAGCGGCATTGGTGTAGGTGCAGAATCTATTTTAATACCAGAAACTAAAACAGACATTAACGCTATTATCCATAGATTAGAGATTAGTAGAAAAGACAAATCTTCTAAAATTATTATGGTTGCCGAAGGTGATGACGCTGGTGGCGCTTTTGAAGTAGCAGAAATTATCAAAGCTCGTTTCCCTAATTATGACACCAAAGTTTCTATACTAGGGCACATCCAACGTGGCGGATCACCAACTTGTATGGATAGAGTTTTAGCAAGCCGTGTTGGCGTTGCAGCTGTTGAAGGTTTACTAAATGGCGAAAGAAGTCAAATGGTTGGTTTAATACACGGAAAAATTGCTTTTACATCTTTTGAACAAGCTATTAAACACCATGTTGAGGTAAATGAAAACCTATTA
This genomic window contains:
- the pfkA gene encoding 6-phosphofructokinase — translated: MTNTIKKIGVFTSGGDSPGMNAAIRAVVRTALYHNIEVVGIRRGYEGMINAEFQDMDRKSVANIIQRGGTILKTARSQAFLTPEGRQIAYNNLKKINVDALVAIGGDGTFTGAKVFGEEFDMPILGLPGTIDNDLFGTDFTIGYDTAINTVINAVDKIRDTAESHDRLFIVEVMGRDCGLIALRSGIGVGAESILIPETKTDINAIIHRLEISRKDKSSKIIMVAEGDDAGGAFEVAEIIKARFPNYDTKVSILGHIQRGGSPTCMDRVLASRVGVAAVEGLLNGERSQMVGLIHGKIAFTSFEQAIKHHVEVNENLLKIVEVLSL